One window from the genome of Salvia miltiorrhiza cultivar Shanhuang (shh) chromosome 7, IMPLAD_Smil_shh, whole genome shotgun sequence encodes:
- the LOC130994255 gene encoding uncharacterized protein LOC130994255 — MSRPGIIIHYGGELVNDKYLGGQRRFHLIPPDGLKYSSLISHIHLLVAADMSSMCYLLSSVVVAPDGDNIVMNVMNYLDLQYVIDTSEVPKVFVTVSPRLLAGPVVGDGFVNDNLYENIDDIDFYLDDGDEVSDDQDSLDDLDGDLQQDVPTVVRSRHIVPPLPSSSFVNDGLDDQSINVDTSSMRQWIIPGAMYQASLPVDGAIDVELYSRDSLAIGSTYMDKDSMITALGLYHLKNRVEFVVSRSSTSKFNANCKYPDECQFLMSATASGTVRRVIKWIAPHTCQIDFRHHGLRTVSSKIIGAFFTPTLMHNGAVLKPKEMASQLQREYGFHVDYSAAYAGRNHAIKLIYGDLDKSFQLIPSYLHMVQHCNPDSIIDLETNGDDVFKYCFMALGACIRGFLSSGRPVVVIDATHLKEKYKGVMFVAVTKDGNEHIFPLAVGLGDKKNDSSWLWFLTRLKRAFGVLENMLFVSDQHISIKNAVEAKNLARYGANVVAMFQRAANSYRREQYDLHSGQLALVRDKDAYRKLMDIQLSRWARSQCRVRRYNFMTSNCAEVFNERRSKALARTHPLTEWAALKLDISVEEGRTMEVNAINAFKFSVSSSDRNYVVDLRARSCSCHEFDLDLIPCPHADAAIFKSKQSCIAFVSSYYTMQTLREMYSIDVNPILHQDEWDVPADVSSRVVRVPHNPSQSGRPQTSRIPSAMESSTKSRVSVCSRCHKTGHYKSKCKE, encoded by the exons aTGAGTCGACCTGGGATTATTATACATTATGGTGGTGAATTGGTGAATGACAAGTATCTTGGTGGACAAAGAAGGTTTCACTTAATTCCTCCTGATGGATTGAAGTATTCGAGCTTGATTAGTCATATTCATTTGCTAGTTGCAGCTGATATGAGCTCTATGTGTTATCTATTAAGTTCAGTTGTTGTGGCACCTGATGGAGATAACATTGTAATGAATGTTATGAATTATTTGGATTTGCAGTATGTTATTGATACTTCTGAGGTTCCCAAAGTGTTTGTGACTGTTTCACCTCGTTTGTTGGCTGGACCTGTTGTTGGAGATGGCTTTGTTAATGATAATCTGTATGAAAACATTGACGATATTGATTTTTACTTAGATGATGGTGATGAGGTTTCTGATGATCAGGATAGTCTTGATGACTTGGATGGTGATTTACAGCAGGATGTTCCCACTGTTGTTAGAAGTCGACATATAGTTCCACCTTTGCCATCTTCTTCTTTTGTTAATGATGGTTTGGATGATCAGAGCATTAATGTTGATACTAGCAGTATGCGGCAATGGATTATTCCAGGTGCAATGTATCAAGCTTCGTTGCCTGTCGATGGAGCTATTGATGTTGAGTTATATTCTCGAGATTCTTTAGCTATTGGATCTACCTATATGGACAAAGATAGTATGATTACTGCATTGGGCCTGTACCACTTGAAGAATCGAGTTGAATTTGTTGTTAGTAGGTCATCCACTAGCAAATTTAATGCTAACTGCAAGTATCCAGATGAGTGCCAATTTTTGATGAGTGCGACTGCTTCAGGTACAGTTAGGAGGGTGATCAAGTGGATTGCACCCCACACTTGTCAGATAGATTTTCGCCACCATGGTCTACGTACGGTTTCTTCAAAGATTATTGGTGCTTTTTTTACACCAACATTGATGCACAATGGTGCAGTTTTGAAGCCAAAGGAGATGGCATCTCAATTGCAGCGAGAGTATGGATTTCATGTTGACTATTCAGCTGCTTATGCTGGGAGGAATCACGCCATCAAGCTTATTTATGGCGATCTTGATAAGTCTTTTCAGTTGATCCCCTCTTATCTTCATATGGTGCAGCATTGCAACCCGGACTCGATTATTGATTTGGAGACTAATGGAGATGATGTCTTTAAGTATTGTTTTATGGCTCTTGGTGCTTGTATTCGTGGTTTTTTATCATCTGGGCGTCCTGTTGTTGTTATTGATGCTACCCATTTGAAAGAAAAGTATAAGGGTGTGATGTTTGTTGCTGTGACAAAGGATGGAAATGAACATATTTTCCCATTAGCTGTTGGATTGGGTGATAAGAAGAATGACAGTTCATGGTTATGGTTTCTTACACGGTTGAAACGTGCTTTTGGTGTTTTAGAGAACATGTTATTTGTTTCAGATCAGCATATCAGCATAAAGAATGCTGTTGAAGCT AAGAACCTTGCAAGATATGGTGCAAATGTTGTAGCTATGTTTCAGAGAGCTGCAAATAGCTACAGGAGGGAGCAATATGATTTGCATTCTGGGCAATTGGCCTTGGTTCGTGACAAAGATGCATATAGGAAGTTGATGGATATTCAGCTTTCTAGATGGGCACGTAGTCAGTGTAGAGTTCGTAGATATAACTTCATGACGTCTAATTGTGCTGAGGTATTCAATG AAAGGCGTAGCAAGGCTTTGGCAAGAACTCATCCACTTACAGAGTGGGCTGCATTGAAACTAGACATCTCAGTTGAGGAAGGTCGGACAATGGAGGTTAATGCAATTAATGCATTCAAATTCTCAGTTTCTTCTAGTGATCGAAACTATGTTGTTGATCTTCGTGCTAGGAGTTGTTCTTGTCATGAGTTTGATCTTGACTTGATCCCTTGCCCTCATGCTGATGCTGCTATATT CAAGTCAAAGCAATCTTGCATTGCTTTTGTGTCTAGCTACTATACAATGCAGACGTTACGTGAGATGTATTCTATTGATGTTAATCCTATCCTACATCAAGATGAGTGGGATGTTCCTGCGGATGTGAGTTCAAGGGTTGTTCGTGTACCACATAATCCTAGTCAATCAGGGCGTCCACAGACTTCTAGAATTCCTTCAGCAATGGAATCTTCTACAAAGTCACGTGTTAGTGTTTGTTCAAGATGCCACAAAACAGGTCATTACAAGTCAAAGTGTAAAGAATAA